Within the Erigeron canadensis isolate Cc75 chromosome 6, C_canadensis_v1, whole genome shotgun sequence genome, the region ATTAATATTGAAAACATAAAGTATTAATAAGAAGAGAGGATTAGACTCTAAGAGGGaaattaggggtgccaagtgtacctcTAACCCATcgtttagttatattatagattgaCTTCTATGGGGAAACTTATTGGTTTATGCTTTATATTCTTATTTGTTCATAGTCAATGTATTTGTAAGTAATAATATTACGAAATCttcacatatatttttatttgatctTGTACTAATTAGAAAAATGGTTTCCTTTGATATTTTTCTCTAGCATTTGATTTATCCAAAAGCTTCTCGGGTACTTTAAGTTACCTTTTTAcctttgattattgtttttgttggtAATCAAAGACAACGGTTCCGACAATGGGGAAGCGGAAATTTGGTCGGGTGTACCGGATGCAAAAAAGAATGTAAACACATTCAAAGGAAAAGTTAGTAAACTTGTGCATAGAAAATTTGTactatgcataaaaaaaatgtacagACGGTGTTTTCCGGTGAGTGTCGATGAACTcaaaggaagaagatgaagatagaTTAGTCGAAGACGAAGATAGATGCATATGGTGTTGTACCAAATAATCAAATGTATCTGAGAAAGtcaaaacttgtattttatgttttatagaATTGTACCAAGTATATGCATAAAGTAGTTGTACCTATAGCTTTAAAATaggtaaaaaaaatgagttggtTTTAGTAAAtagtatatagataataatgtataatttgtaattaattttaaaggttAGTTTTATTGGAGTttaaattattttgattttgtgcCCTTGTTAAATTGTAAAGCATATAGCTGCTTTTTAAGTTAGGGCATCGTGAGAttgataaaaagttttttttttgaataaaaaagtCTTTGAATAGCTTATTATCATTGGAGTCAATAGCTTTTTTCTTCAAAAGGTTGATAATACTCAACCtatttgatcaatgacttttttttatacacTCACAttaacttttgaatttcatttattaaaatatttttcataccTTTAACTAAtacttataatttaatattataaattaatagtagggatattgaaaaaaaattctttaataGCTTAACATCATTGGAAATGCTCTTAGTGTGAACTTTATTTCTTTTGTAATTGTTCTTTTTCGGACCTTGAGCAACCGGTCAACGTGGAGAGTTTTATGTGCTTGATGTAGTGGTGAACAAAAATCGGTTTCTACCCAACCCGACCCGAAACTGAACTCGAACCGGTTTTTTGGTCAACGGAACCAaaaccgggtttgacccaacccgaatcggtttgaaaccggtttgGGGTCAGACTTTGACCGGTTATTGACCAGGTTTTTATGACAAAAAACCGAACCCGACCCGATCTCAACCCGGTCtctaaccgaaaataaaaccgaaaacccaaaccggttagtaaccgcCGGGTTGAGTCAAACCCGAAccgggttgggtcaaacccggttgTTGACCAGATTCGGGTTTGGGTTCGTTTTCAGGTTCCAACCCGGTTTTTTTGTACACCTCTAGCTTGATGGAGGTCTTGGAAAGGACGAACGACAAGACCGTTcttcgaactcaagacctttcTTTTTCAAGAACGAAAAAAGATAAAGTttactatataataaaaacagTACTAGATTTGTATTCTCCAAAGAACCATAGCTTCCTTAATTTTTCGACAAGAAAAGAGGTTCAAATAATTAGAGGGAGCAAATTGCAAAAGCCGAGATTTATTCAAAGATTGTTAATACAAAGGCTTTGAGTTTTCTAAGTCATTCAATGAGAAGACATTCTtataaaaccttaaaaaaaaaaaaaaaaaaaaaaaaattcttttaagaGTGATGTGGCATTTTTGCGAGCTTGAAATTCATCAGGAGTCTTTCCAATTGAGCCTTGGCTGAGCACATTTACGAATGCAGAATAACAATTTACTAAACTGCATTGATTGAACAGGGAGCCAATTTGATATTTTCTTGGCTAGCATGAAATTTGGATGATTTTTAGCATAAGGTCATTTATCAGGATCAATCCGTCTTTAAGGTAGTTAACAAAAGGGCTTTCAGAATGTCAGCTTGTGTTTATGCTAAAGCATCAAAGCGGCTCAATACGATTATTTATTTACTCATTATAAAACGACATCCTACTTCTAAGCTACACGAATGCCTTGGGACTTCCGAAACGGACAGTTTTCTTAAATGATCTAAagccaaaaaccgaaccgattccTTTCCGGTCAGTCTCACCAGTTTTTGGCCGACTCATCCAACTGCAACCCCATAGACTTTACATAACGTATTTGTTCTAATCTCACCCGCGTTCCTCATAGTAACTAGAGAGCGTTTAATAATCTGTTTCAAGGAAAACTTAGATCTATATACCATAATATGCATATGGTGTTGTACCAAATAACAGAATGCCGGTTTCATCACCCATTAACAAACCTAAGGAATAAAGGTTTAGTCTAAATCACATCGAAATATCAAGAAATAAAAGGCGCAAGAAATGTTCCAAAATCCAATAATTAGAAGTGAATGTGACTAGTTGAAGTTTATAGCATGCACAGCCTCCGCCTTGCTGATCTTACTGGTTCGTATTTGTTGTAGATTCCAAAATCATGTCAAATAAAGAGTCTCCACCCCTGGCAACACAGCAGCAATTTTTTGGAATAAAAGCGGCAACAAAATCATAAGTTCACCGTAAGGCATATCATAGATGATACGACTAACAAGGCCCTGGATAATCAAGAAAGATGTGAACATTATGCAGGTCCCATATTCCCATGTAACATTGAGtgaaatagttttttttttggctaaACTAATACTAGAGTGAATATGTTACCTTTATCTTAACCGCGAAATTTCCATTCTGATCCTGTCATTTCAAAAATCTCAACCGCTTTGTCCTTGTCATCCTGCGTTTTGAACCGGAGCTTAACATGCCTGCATGTAAGTTGCAGAAATTTAAGTACTTTCGAGTTTTTACTTGCCACTATCTACATATAATTGTCAATCCCTAAGAGAAGAATATCAATACTATTATACATACCCCGTGCATTTGCCTTTCATCTTATAGATTCGGTAATCTGTGGGAGAACAACTTTGTAAGAGGTACTCCAGCTTTTCATAAACCTACCTCACATGAATGTAATAAATGAGTAAGCACATAAAATAACCAGGGACGTTAAGAGCAAGGTTTAACCTAAAAGTTACCTGGTACGCCTCACCCGGTTTACTCTTTAGCTTAGCCCATGCCTTATACCTTCCTTTTTCTTTCACAAGCTCATGGAGAGTTTCACTGTAAAAACATTTGTCACTCAAACTACTATAGTCATTAGCAGTTAAATATATGAAACGATTGTGCGTAACCTAAGTTGGAGCAACATCTTTACTCAAGAGTTTTTCTGCCTAATTTTGCTTCTTGTACtaaataagttttataacaaaaaactatgatatTCAACCAAATGAAGTTTAGCCAACCTGTACATTTCCAGTTTGACCTCTATATTATTCTTGAAATGGACCGGAGATTTTTCCCATTTTTTCACGATCTGATGGACATTTAAAATGTGGAACAAAATTAGCAgcagaataaaaaaaaatcaagtgaTTAGTTGTACCTTTTTTGCCGCATCACGGGATTCCATCACAAGAATGCATGCCCTAGTATATGTGTAATCCATGCGGTGGAGAAACCGCACCTTGATGACCTTGTCAAAATTTACTAACCCCCTCTTCCTGTG harbors:
- the LOC122606337 gene encoding uncharacterized protein LOC122606337 isoform X2 gives rise to the protein METRSSRKKSLAPVAMESAGSSDNALKRGLVNFDKVIKVRFLHRMDYTYTRACILVMESRDAAKKIVKKWEKSPVHFKNNIEVKLEMYSETLHELVKEKGRYKAWAKLKSKPGEAYQVYEKLEYLLQSCSPTDYRIYKMKGKCTGHVKLRFKTQDDKDKAVEIFEMTGSEWKFRG
- the LOC122606337 gene encoding uncharacterized protein LOC122606337 isoform X1, whose protein sequence is METRSSRKKSLAPVAMESAGSSDNDKSVIMTNLPMFLFLKALKRGLVNFDKVIKVRFLHRMDYTYTRACILVMESRDAAKKIVKKWEKSPVHFKNNIEVKLEMYSETLHELVKEKGRYKAWAKLKSKPGEAYQVYEKLEYLLQSCSPTDYRIYKMKGKCTGHVKLRFKTQDDKDKAVEIFEMTGSEWKFRG